The Ferrimonas balearica DSM 9799 genome includes the window CCTGGGCCAGCAGGTCAGCAAAGTTATGGGGACGGCTGATGCGGGCCATCGCGGCCGGGTTGAACAGGTGCTTATCGGCCTGCAGAGTGCCCTGCATAGCCAGGCCAGAATCCTGGCCTTCATCGGAGCTGCCGCCACCGCAGCCGGTCAGCAGCAGGGACAACGCAATCATGGAGAGAGAGTGACGAATCATCGGGGAGTCATTCAAAAACCGCCTGCAGAGGCCGCCGGCTGCGGAACCGTCCCGGTTCGCAACGTGCTGTCGGACTGCATGGCACAGGGTTGCAACCGTCCATGGTGGGGTAGGGGGCTGACAGATCAGCAAAAAGTGGCGGAAGAGTAGGGCAAGTCCGGCTTCAGGTCACCGTCGAATGTGGGAGTACAGATGCGCTTTGTGATCCCGATCACCAGAGCGCGGGTGGGCAGTCAGAGCGCGTCAGATGAGGATAAAAAAAGGGAGCTCAAAGGCTCCCTTTCTTGAGGTGCGGTGTCGGCTCAGTCTTCAGAGGCGTAGCCAGCAACCGGCAGCACTTCGCCGTTGAACAGCGCCTTACCGTCGGTCATGGTCAGGCGGCCCTGGGCGAACCACTTCACCACCAGCGGGTAGATGCGGTGCTCCTGGGTGTGCACACGCTCGGCCAGGTCGTCGGCGTCGTCGCCTTCGAATACCGGCACTTTGGCCTGCAGAATCACCGGGCCACCGTCCAGTTCCGGTGTTACGAAGTGAACGGAACAGCCATGCTCCTCGTCACCGGCATCCAGCGCACGCTGGTGGGTGTTGAGGCCGGTGTACTTGGGCAGCAGTGACGGGTGGATGTTGAGCATCCGGCCGGCAAAGCGGTTTACGAAACCTTCAGACAGGATCCGCATAAAGCCGGCCAGCACCACCAGGTCAACATTGAGCTGGCTCAGCTCAGCGTCGAGGCGGGCGTCATAGTCCTCACGGGATTCACCAGC containing:
- the purN gene encoding phosphoribosylglycinamide formyltransferase, with amino-acid sequence MNAIRIAVLISGNGSNLQAILDACQAGEINGEVVAVVSNKADVYGLTRAEEAGVPALVVAPQAGESREDYDARLDAELSQLNVDLVVLAGFMRILSEGFVNRFAGRMLNIHPSLLPKYTGLNTHQRALDAGDEEHGCSVHFVTPELDGGPVILQAKVPVFEGDDADDLAERVHTQEHRIYPLVVKWFAQGRLTMTDGKALFNGEVLPVAGYASED